One Roseburia rectibacter DNA window includes the following coding sequences:
- a CDS encoding translation factor GTPase family protein — translation MTQTHINIAMLAHVDAGKTTLSEALLYKSGSIRKAGRVDNKDAFLDTNEMERNRGITIFSKQAVFSYGGCEFTLLDTPGHVDFSAEMERTLQVLDYAVLIISGADGVQGHTRTLWRLLARYNIPAFIFVNKMDQQGTDHDKLLAQIKDTLGSACVDFSKNTDGTYLDEDFYENVAVCNEKVLETYLEGGSIGEEDIRQMIQKRELFPCFFGSALKMDGIDELLAALSEYTKIPDYPEKFGATVFKITRDAGGSRLTHLKVTGGTLKARNLLTGYKQNKEDDIWEEKVNQIRIYSGEKFETQDEVKAGTICAVTGLSYTYPGEGLGIQTESELPILEPVLTYELILPEGVQPQAMMPKLTMLEEEDPELHIVWNEQLQEIKIQIMGEVQIEILKALIFERFGVEVEFGTGKILYRETIADTVEGVGHFEPLRHYAEVHLLLEPGENGSGLTFAADVSEDMLARNWQRLVLTHLEEKEHVGVLTGSPVTDMKITLVAGRAHLKHTEGGDFRQATYRALRQGLKQAQSVLLEPWYDFRLELPNECIGRAMNDIEGMSGKFDAPNRNGEMAVLTGIIPVASIRDYAKDVMAYTKGHGSLTCTLHGYLPCHNTEEVVEALGYDSERDLANPTGSVFCAHGAGFVVPWDQVMDYMHLESVLKPAKETEEWQPKQVYMQQQSREEEWIGTDEIDRILNQTYNANKREKSAPGRNVWKRSGGSSANVPPVTRTYTPPLSEKEYLLVDGYNVIFAWDELNELARDNVDGARGKLLDIMCDYQGMRGCELIVVFDAYRVQGHKTEMFDYHNIHVVYTREAETADQYIEKFAHENGRKYRVTVATSDGLEQIIIRGAGCVLISARELEKEIARKRGEMLETYHAKREPEKKVHMAEHISAEVAEAVRKADQCEK, via the coding sequence ATGACACAGACTCATATAAATATTGCAATGTTAGCACATGTTGACGCCGGAAAGACGACATTATCAGAGGCGTTATTATATAAAAGCGGCAGCATCCGCAAAGCCGGACGTGTGGATAATAAAGATGCATTTTTAGATACAAATGAAATGGAAAGAAACCGTGGAATCACGATTTTTTCCAAACAGGCAGTTTTTTCGTATGGAGGATGCGAATTTACACTGTTAGATACACCGGGACATGTGGATTTTTCTGCGGAAATGGAGCGTACCTTGCAGGTGCTTGACTATGCTGTGCTGATCATAAGCGGGGCAGACGGTGTGCAGGGACATACGAGGACATTGTGGCGGCTTTTAGCGCGTTACAATATCCCGGCATTTATTTTTGTCAACAAAATGGATCAGCAGGGAACAGACCACGACAAATTATTGGCACAGATCAAAGATACATTGGGCAGTGCCTGTGTGGATTTTTCAAAAAATACAGATGGAACATATCTGGATGAGGATTTTTATGAGAACGTGGCTGTCTGCAATGAAAAAGTCTTAGAAACATATTTAGAAGGCGGCAGTATCGGGGAAGAAGATATCCGTCAAATGATACAGAAAAGGGAATTGTTTCCATGCTTTTTTGGTTCAGCACTTAAGATGGACGGGATTGACGAGCTGCTGGCGGCACTTTCTGAATATACCAAAATTCCGGATTATCCGGAGAAGTTTGGCGCAACTGTATTTAAGATCACGCGCGACGCAGGGGGCAGCCGTCTTACGCATTTAAAAGTCACAGGTGGAACATTAAAGGCAAGAAATCTGCTGACCGGATATAAGCAGAATAAGGAAGATGATATCTGGGAGGAAAAAGTAAACCAGATCCGCATTTATTCCGGTGAAAAATTTGAGACCCAAGATGAGGTAAAAGCAGGAACAATATGTGCTGTGACAGGGTTATCCTATACTTATCCGGGAGAGGGACTCGGAATCCAGACGGAGTCGGAACTGCCGATTTTAGAGCCGGTGCTGACATATGAACTGATCCTGCCGGAGGGGGTACAGCCACAGGCAATGATGCCGAAACTTACGATGTTAGAGGAAGAAGATCCGGAGCTTCACATTGTGTGGAATGAACAACTGCAGGAGATCAAGATACAGATCATGGGGGAAGTGCAGATCGAGATTTTAAAAGCACTGATCTTTGAGCGTTTTGGTGTGGAGGTGGAATTTGGCACAGGAAAGATCCTTTACCGTGAGACGATCGCAGATACCGTGGAGGGAGTGGGACATTTTGAACCACTGCGTCATTATGCGGAGGTACATCTTTTGCTGGAGCCGGGAGAAAACGGCAGCGGTCTTACCTTTGCAGCGGATGTCAGTGAGGATATGCTGGCAAGAAACTGGCAGAGACTGGTGCTTACCCATTTAGAGGAAAAAGAACATGTCGGTGTGCTGACAGGCTCACCGGTTACAGATATGAAGATCACGTTGGTTGCCGGACGTGCACATTTAAAACATACAGAGGGCGGCGATTTCAGACAGGCTACTTACCGTGCCTTAAGGCAGGGATTAAAACAGGCACAGTCCGTTCTGTTAGAGCCATGGTATGATTTCAGGCTTGAACTACCGAATGAATGTATTGGACGTGCCATGAATGATATCGAAGGAATGTCAGGTAAATTTGATGCTCCGAACCGGAACGGAGAGATGGCAGTACTCACAGGGATCATTCCGGTTGCATCGATACGTGATTATGCAAAAGATGTTATGGCATATACCAAGGGACATGGAAGCCTTACCTGCACGCTGCACGGTTATCTGCCATGCCATAATACAGAGGAGGTTGTCGAGGCGCTTGGTTATGATTCAGAGCGTGATCTGGCAAATCCGACAGGGTCTGTATTCTGTGCCCATGGAGCAGGATTTGTTGTCCCATGGGATCAGGTTATGGATTATATGCATTTGGAAAGTGTGCTAAAGCCGGCAAAAGAAACAGAGGAATGGCAGCCAAAGCAGGTTTACATGCAGCAGCAGAGCAGGGAAGAAGAATGGATTGGCACGGATGAGATTGACAGAATCTTAAATCAGACATACAATGCTAATAAACGGGAAAAATCTGCTCCGGGACGCAATGTCTGGAAAAGGTCAGGAGGGAGCAGTGCAAATGTACCGCCGGTGACAAGAACTTATACGCCGCCGCTGTCGGAAAAAGAATATCTGCTTGTGGATGGCTACAATGTCATTTTTGCATGGGATGAGTTAAATGAACTTGCCCGTGATAATGTAGACGGGGCGCGTGGAAAACTTCTCGATATTATGTGTGATTATCAGGGTATGCGCGGATGTGAGCTGATCGTGGTGTTTGACGCATACCGTGTGCAGGGGCATAAGACAGAAATGTTTGATTACCACAATATTCATGTGGTTTATACGAGAGAGGCAGAGACTGCCGATCAGTATATCGAGAAATTCGCACATGAAAATGGCAGAAAATACCGTGTGACGGTTGCGACTTCGGATGGTTTAGAGCAGATCATCATCCGGGGAGCCGGATGTGTGCTGATCTCCGCAAGAGAGCTGGAAAAAGAGATCGCACGCAAACGCGGGGAAATGTTAGAGACATATCATGCAAAACGTGAGCCGGAGAAGAAGGTACATATGGCAGAGCATATTTCTGCTGAGGTAGCAGAAGCAGTCAGAAAAGCGGATCAGTGTGAAAAATAA
- a CDS encoding DUF1819 family protein → MNRREYSAGAVKFSFWFMEFKAVVKLLSEGMTLDEVKEKNQKENIFGAPTTLRAGQIFSTVSARVKALDVSFYSIFMDSDLATQKLFALAGAMAHDTLFFDFVYEVVREKMIIGSNELSDSDINIFFRNKQLQDEKVAKWTDATLNRLGRTYKTMLFEAGMTDKGTPRTILKPILDPAMEHWLLDNGMEPIVKALTGVR, encoded by the coding sequence ATGAATAGACGGGAATATAGCGCAGGTGCCGTTAAATTTTCGTTTTGGTTTATGGAATTTAAGGCAGTAGTTAAACTCTTATCAGAGGGAATGACACTTGATGAGGTTAAGGAAAAGAACCAAAAGGAAAATATATTTGGCGCTCCGACAACGCTTCGTGCAGGTCAGATATTCAGTACCGTATCAGCAAGGGTCAAAGCACTGGATGTATCATTTTATTCGATTTTTATGGATAGCGATCTTGCAACGCAGAAGTTATTTGCTTTAGCTGGAGCAATGGCACATGATACGCTTTTCTTTGATTTTGTATACGAAGTGGTAAGAGAAAAGATGATTATTGGAAGCAACGAATTGTCGGATAGCGATATAAATATATTTTTTAGAAATAAGCAGTTACAGGATGAGAAGGTTGCAAAGTGGACAGATGCGACTTTGAATCGACTTGGAAGAACATATAAGACCATGCTTTTTGAAGCTGGCATGACAGATAAGGGTACTCCCCGAACAATCTTAAAGCCTATTCTTGATCCGGCTATGGAACACTGGCTTTTAGATAATGGCATGGAACCAATCGTAAAAGCATTAACGGGGGTACGATAA
- the pglX gene encoding BREX-1 system adenine-specific DNA-methyltransferase PglX, translated as MSDRLVEFLKVKYADSKTDLYSVFIEKCGAMCKKHGYRAMITQHGWMFLSSFEKLRNKLLREDIVNLVHLGARAFDEISGEVVQTVSFVIRNTNIKLYRAKYVRLLNAVSEKGKEDLFLSTNNRYIATKENFKTISGMPVAYWFSDSFFRVFTNQKLSDVAKPRQGLATGDNERFLRLWSEVDMNKIGYGMGSRQQALQSKKKWFPCNKGGTFRKWYGNYDYVVNWEKDGIEIRNNYGENGKLKSRPQNIDYYYKEGMTWSTIASGSLAMRYSPVGHMFETKGAVCFADNKEQLYYLIGLMNIPIVSYVLSVLSPTLDFHEGPLGKVPTVICKEKQDEVNAIVNKLIENSKKDWDSFENSWNFKRHPLLSVIPRNLALFDDINDIDIAESYTCWENECNERFNQLKANEEELNRIFIDIYGLQDELTSEVEDKDVTVRKADLKRDIKSLISYAVGCMFGRYSLDEEGLILAGQPFESHFFEASAPRCGTGFAGAPGMSLPTGEFYYKTQDGAKKCSFNPDKDNIIPITDEEYLEDDMVSRFCTWLKVAFGEKSLEKNLEFIAKALGNKGDTNREIIRNYFLNDFFKDHCNAYSVTGSGKRPIYWLFDSGKQNGFKALVYLHRYNADTIGNVRVDYLYRMQRVYESEIGRMQDTIDNSKNSREVSLATKRKEKLQKQLKECREYDEKIGHLALSRIELDLDDGMKVNYRKVQTAADGKFYEILADSKNIMAKQ; from the coding sequence ATGTCTGACAGATTAGTTGAATTTTTAAAGGTAAAGTATGCGGATAGTAAGACAGACCTATATTCTGTTTTTATCGAAAAATGTGGGGCTATGTGTAAGAAACATGGATATAGAGCAATGATAACACAACACGGATGGATGTTCTTATCAAGTTTTGAAAAATTGAGAAATAAATTATTGCGTGAAGATATTGTTAATCTAGTTCATTTAGGAGCTAGAGCTTTTGACGAAATTAGTGGAGAGGTGGTACAAACAGTTTCTTTCGTCATTAGGAACACAAATATAAAGTTATATCGTGCTAAGTATGTAAGATTGTTAAATGCAGTGTCTGAGAAAGGCAAAGAAGATTTATTCTTGTCTACAAATAATAGATACATTGCTACAAAAGAAAATTTTAAAACCATTTCAGGTATGCCAGTAGCATATTGGTTTAGTGACAGTTTTTTTAGAGTATTTACTAATCAAAAGTTATCGGATGTTGCAAAACCAAGACAAGGATTGGCAACGGGAGATAACGAAAGATTTTTGCGATTATGGTCTGAAGTTGATATGAATAAAATAGGATACGGAATGGGGAGTAGACAACAAGCTCTTCAAAGCAAAAAAAAATGGTTTCCGTGTAATAAAGGAGGTACATTTAGAAAATGGTATGGAAATTATGATTATGTGGTTAATTGGGAAAAAGATGGTATAGAAATAAGAAATAACTATGGCGAAAATGGCAAATTAAAATCAAGACCACAGAATATTGATTATTATTATAAAGAAGGAATGACCTGGTCTACAATAGCTAGCGGTTCTTTAGCAATGAGATATAGTCCGGTTGGACATATGTTTGAAACAAAAGGTGCTGTGTGTTTTGCTGACAACAAGGAACAGTTATATTATTTAATAGGATTAATGAACATACCTATTGTTTCATATGTATTGTCGGTGTTGTCTCCGACATTAGATTTTCATGAAGGTCCATTAGGAAAAGTTCCTACTGTAATTTGTAAAGAAAAACAAGACGAGGTCAATGCTATTGTAAATAAATTGATTGAAAATTCTAAAAAAGATTGGGATTCCTTTGAAAATTCATGGAATTTCAAGCGTCACCCATTACTTTCAGTGATACCTCGAAATTTGGCATTGTTTGATGACATAAATGATATTGACATAGCAGAAAGTTACACCTGTTGGGAGAATGAGTGCAACGAGCGTTTCAATCAGCTCAAAGCAAATGAAGAAGAATTGAATCGTATTTTCATTGACATTTATGGTTTGCAAGATGAATTAACATCGGAAGTAGAGGACAAGGATGTGACTGTCCGTAAAGCCGATTTAAAGAGAGACATTAAGAGCCTGATTTCTTATGCAGTTGGCTGTATGTTTGGTCGTTATTCTTTGGACGAAGAAGGCTTAATTTTAGCAGGGCAGCCATTTGAATCTCATTTTTTTGAAGCATCTGCACCGAGATGTGGAACAGGTTTTGCAGGTGCACCGGGGATGTCACTTCCAACAGGCGAATTTTATTATAAAACACAGGATGGAGCGAAAAAGTGTTCTTTCAATCCAGATAAAGACAATATTATTCCTATTACAGATGAGGAATACTTAGAAGATGATATGGTATCACGTTTCTGCACATGGTTAAAGGTTGCATTTGGTGAAAAGTCATTGGAGAAAAATCTGGAGTTTATTGCAAAGGCACTTGGAAATAAAGGAGATACCAACAGAGAGATAATCCGTAACTATTTCCTGAATGATTTCTTCAAAGATCATTGCAATGCCTATTCTGTCACAGGTTCTGGCAAGCGCCCGATTTACTGGCTTTTTGACAGTGGAAAGCAGAATGGATTTAAAGCACTGGTATATCTGCACCGTTACAATGCGGATACAATCGGCAATGTGCGTGTAGACTATCTGTATCGGATGCAGCGTGTTTATGAATCTGAGATTGGACGTATGCAGGATACGATTGATAATAGCAAGAACAGCAGAGAAGTATCACTTGCAACAAAGCGTAAGGAAAAATTACAGAAACAGTTAAAAGAGTGCCGGGAATATGATGAGAAAATCGGACACTTGGCACTTTCAAGAATTGAGCTTGATCTGGATGATGGTATGAAGGTTAATTACCGTAAGGTGCAGACTGCCGCAGATGGCAAGTTTTATGAGATATTGGCTGATTCAAAGAATATTATGGCAAAACAATAG
- a CDS encoding DUF262 domain-containing protein yields MELLNGLDDFEQNIEKMRVENFGLEYEEENDDQSLDQESEYEEEQPFNPEKIRVDQQMLSVKYMLELMEEGLIELNPGYQRNKVWKDNRRKSLLIESLMLRIPIPAFYFYENEDGEYQVIDGQQRLTTIREFVSGKFKLSGLEYLGRECDKKGFKELDIKYVQRIYRTQIAVNILDARSPKKVIYDIFRRVNTGGVNLNPQEMRNAICKQETRDFLIKSTKNENYLMATRGKIKDERMDAQELVLRFYAFYMAYNYGKEYVYYDYKNISTMLDVQIETLNKYSPEKLDVLYQKFDEAMRRCYLLFGEYAFSKIGWNNNEVIRKVDYINKSLFSSFSILIMHPKFDNIDLKKYQKKILKELAFKLTEDHVYFNSLTAGTGDKRNVYKNFEVSKEVLEICLK; encoded by the coding sequence ATGGAATTATTAAATGGTTTAGATGATTTTGAACAGAATATAGAAAAAATGCGTGTTGAGAATTTTGGATTGGAGTATGAGGAAGAAAATGATGATCAATCCCTAGATCAGGAAAGTGAATATGAAGAAGAACAACCATTTAATCCAGAAAAAATTCGAGTGGATCAGCAAATGTTGTCAGTAAAATATATGCTGGAATTGATGGAAGAGGGATTGATTGAGTTGAATCCGGGATATCAAAGAAATAAAGTTTGGAAAGATAATAGAAGAAAATCATTGCTTATAGAATCATTAATGTTAAGAATTCCTATTCCTGCGTTTTATTTTTATGAGAATGAAGATGGTGAATATCAGGTAATTGATGGTCAGCAGCGGCTTACAACAATCAGAGAATTTGTTAGTGGAAAATTTAAGCTGTCTGGACTGGAATATTTGGGAAGGGAATGTGATAAAAAAGGATTTAAAGAGTTAGATATAAAATATGTGCAGAGAATTTACAGAACACAGATTGCAGTAAATATTTTGGATGCCCGTTCTCCTAAAAAAGTTATTTATGATATCTTTAGGAGAGTTAATACTGGTGGTGTTAATTTAAATCCACAGGAAATGAGAAATGCAATTTGCAAGCAGGAAACCAGAGATTTTTTGATAAAGAGTACAAAAAATGAGAATTATTTAATGGCTACAAGAGGGAAAATTAAAGATGAACGGATGGATGCACAGGAATTAGTTTTAAGATTTTATGCATTTTATATGGCATATAATTATGGTAAAGAATATGTATATTATGATTATAAGAATATTTCCACAATGTTGGATGTTCAAATAGAAACCTTAAATAAGTATAGTCCTGAAAAATTAGATGTATTATATCAAAAGTTTGATGAGGCAATGAGACGTTGTTATTTACTTTTTGGGGAATATGCGTTTTCTAAAATTGGATGGAATAATAATGAGGTTATCAGGAAAGTTGATTATATTAATAAATCGTTATTTTCTTCATTTTCTATTCTGATAATGCATCCTAAATTTGACAATATAGATTTAAAAAAGTATCAGAAAAAAATTTTAAAGGAATTGGCTTTTAAATTAACAGAAGATCATGTGTATTTTAATTCGCTAACAGCAGGCACAGGAGACAAAAGGAATGTGTACAAAAACTTTGAGGTTTCAAAGGAGGTATTAGAGATATGCTTAAAATAG